Proteins found in one Pyrus communis chromosome 15, drPyrComm1.1, whole genome shotgun sequence genomic segment:
- the LOC137717146 gene encoding protein TRACHEARY ELEMENT DIFFERENTIATION-RELATED 7A-like, translating into MGYPYYSPPPPSPTLPCPPTPPPPPPPIHPSKPYPPKASPPKPYPPKASPPKPSQPPVHPPKPYPPKAYPPKASPPKTSSQPPVVQTPKPYPPKSSPPKGSHPPNTAPPKPAYPPKPPKGATPPSFPPGYYAPPTYYGNPPPPNVVPPSFEIVAPPPGKNHTTVIAVCVSLGGAFFLAFLLVGLFCFAKKKKKKVMIPAPVPCVEEEEEHVQVTVVGGGRYGAEPTPVAVPVEQHGYGGGGGAADIRPSYAPPGHHPSY; encoded by the coding sequence ATGGGTTACCCTTACTACTCTCCACCACCACCTTCACCTACTCTACCATGCCCTCCAACACCaccccctcctcctccgccaATACACCCTTCGAAGCCATACCCACCAAAAGCTTCACCACCAAAGCCGTACCCACCAAAAGCATCGCCACCAAAGCCCAGCCAACCTCCAGTACACCCTCCGAAGCCATACCCACCAAAAGCATACCCGCCAAAAGCATCACCACCAAAGACTAGTAGTCAACCTCCTGTAGTGCAAACCCCAAAGCCATACCCTCCCAAATCATCACCACCAAAAGGCAGTCACCCACCAAACACGGCGCCACCAAAACCCGCATACCCACCAAAACCACCAAAGGGCGCGACACCACCTTCATTCCCTCCTGGTTATTACGCTCCACCGACTTATTACGGCAACCCTCCTCCTCCTAATGTGGTACCACCCTCATTCGAAATCGTTGCACCGCCTCCGGGGAAAAACCACACCACCGTTATCGCGGTGTGCGTTTCCCTGGGTGGGGCATTCTTCCTTGCATTCCTCTTGGTCGGTCTCTTTTGTTTTgctaagaagaaaaagaagaaagtaaTGATTCCCGCACCTGTTCCTtgtgttgaggaagaagaagaacatgtCCAAGTTACGGTAGTTGGAGGAGGACGCTATGGTGCTGAGCCAACTCCAGTCGCTGTTCCCGTAGAGCAACATggatatggtggtggtggtggtgcagcTGACATTAGACCTTCTTATGCTCCTCCTGGTCATCATCCAAGTTACTAA